A stretch of Nonomuraea africana DNA encodes these proteins:
- a CDS encoding dihydroorotate dehydrogenase electron transfer subunit, translated as MAGTPVQVTGTVLTTRRVDAYHALTVVAPGVAERFRPGHFVSVAVGGPRTSMVTRRALSIHDVKPDYGGTVELVFTATGPGTSWLAERRARDTLDLVGPLGRPFPLPRDPASCVLVGAEYGAAALFPLADALLERGCRIDFALGAASADRVFGAMRARRMAETTTLTTEDGSLGLRGSVTDVLPAVIADTHADAIYACGPMETLRAVTAVAIEFDIPVQVAVEEAMACGIGVCMTCVLPVIGDDGVTRMVRACAEGPVFRGERVRFEDVGTIPFDALGAPGGGVRNVG; from the coding sequence CTGGCCGGCACTCCGGTTCAGGTGACGGGCACGGTGCTGACGACGCGCCGGGTCGACGCCTACCATGCGCTGACCGTGGTGGCGCCGGGCGTCGCGGAGCGGTTCAGGCCAGGCCACTTCGTCTCGGTCGCCGTCGGGGGGCCGCGCACCTCGATGGTGACCAGGCGCGCCCTGTCCATCCATGACGTCAAGCCCGACTACGGCGGCACGGTGGAGCTGGTCTTCACCGCCACGGGCCCCGGCACGTCGTGGCTGGCCGAGCGGCGCGCCCGCGACACGCTCGACCTGGTAGGGCCGCTCGGGCGGCCCTTCCCGCTCCCCCGCGACCCCGCCAGCTGCGTGCTCGTCGGCGCGGAGTACGGCGCGGCCGCCCTGTTCCCGCTCGCCGACGCGTTGCTGGAGCGCGGCTGCCGCATCGACTTCGCGCTCGGCGCGGCCTCGGCCGACAGGGTGTTCGGCGCGATGCGCGCCCGCAGGATGGCCGAGACGACCACGCTCACCACCGAGGACGGCTCGCTCGGCCTGCGCGGCAGTGTGACCGACGTGCTGCCCGCCGTCATCGCCGACACCCACGCCGACGCCATCTACGCCTGCGGGCCGATGGAGACGCTGCGCGCGGTGACCGCGGTGGCGATCGAGTTCGACATCCCCGTCCAGGTGGCGGTGGAGGAGGCGATGGCCTGTGGCATCGGGGTCTGCATGACGTGCGTGCTGCCGGTCATCGGCGACGACGGCGTGACCAGGATGGTGCGGGCCTGCGCGGAGGGTCCTGTCTTCAGGGGGGAAAGAGTGCGGTTCGAGGACGTCGGGACGATCCCGTTCGACGCGCTCGGCGCCCCTGGCGGCGGAGTGCGCAATGTCGGTTGA
- a CDS encoding dihydroorotate dehydrogenase produces MSVDMRTFLAHVELANPVTTASGCAGSGRELAQFFDLHRLGALVTRSITMAPRAGRPTPRMAETPSGMLNAVGLQGPGIDAFLERELPWLAQRGIRTVVSIGGGTVAEYSALARRLTDAPGVTAIEVNLACPNIEDRGRVFARDGGAAAEVIASVRSVMRYDVPVVAKLSPDVADVVAVARACVDAGADALSMINNPLGMSIDVDALRPTLAAGTGGLSGPAILPLAVRCVWQVHAALPGVPIVGVGGVMSGHDALQLILAGACVVGVGTALFHDPYACLRIERELEELLQARGFHRLADAVGLAHRPTSRHLLVDSEESSL; encoded by the coding sequence ATGTCGGTTGACATGCGCACCTTCCTCGCCCATGTCGAGCTCGCCAACCCCGTCACCACGGCGTCCGGGTGCGCGGGCTCGGGCCGCGAGCTGGCCCAGTTCTTCGACCTGCACCGCCTCGGCGCCCTGGTGACCAGGTCGATCACCATGGCCCCGCGGGCGGGCAGGCCGACCCCGCGGATGGCCGAGACCCCCTCGGGCATGCTCAACGCCGTCGGCCTGCAGGGGCCCGGCATCGACGCCTTCCTCGAACGCGAACTGCCGTGGCTGGCCCAGCGCGGCATCAGGACCGTCGTCTCCATCGGCGGCGGCACCGTCGCCGAGTACTCCGCGCTGGCCCGCCGCCTGACCGACGCGCCCGGCGTGACCGCGATCGAGGTCAACCTCGCCTGTCCCAACATCGAGGACAGGGGCCGCGTCTTCGCGCGCGACGGGGGAGCGGCGGCCGAGGTGATCGCCTCCGTGCGCTCGGTCATGCGCTACGACGTGCCGGTCGTCGCGAAGCTCTCGCCCGACGTGGCCGACGTCGTGGCCGTCGCCCGCGCCTGCGTGGACGCGGGGGCCGACGCGCTGTCCATGATCAACAACCCGCTCGGCATGAGCATCGACGTGGACGCGCTCAGGCCCACGCTCGCCGCGGGCACCGGCGGCCTTTCCGGGCCCGCCATCCTGCCGCTGGCGGTCAGGTGCGTCTGGCAGGTCCACGCCGCGCTCCCCGGCGTGCCCATCGTCGGCGTCGGCGGGGTGATGAGCGGGCACGACGCGCTCCAGCTCATCCTGGCCGGCGCCTGCGTCGTCGGGGTCGGCACCGCGCTCTTCCACGACCCCTACGCCTGCCTGCGCATCGAGCGCGAGCTCGAGGAGCTGCTGCAGGCGAGGGGCTTCCACCGCCTCGCCGACGCCGTCGGCCTGGCGCACCGCCCCACCTCACGCCATCTGCTCGTCGACTCGGAGGAGAGTTCCCTGTGA